Below is a genomic region from Candidatus Thorarchaeota archaeon.
GGGCACTCGGCTGCACAGTACGACGATGAATCCTCGAACTCCTACCACAGACGATGGTGCAACTCCTCGATGTGGGTTCAGGGTCTTGTACCTGCGAGTGCCAAGGAGATTCGTGTTCAGGACCAGACAGGCACCTAGGAGAAAGCATATAGCCAGCTCTGTATGAACAATAGTTAATGGACTGATGATGAGAATGAGCGGAGAAGCAGATAGAACAAGACGAATCTCTGTGGGCATCGAGGGGATGCACTGTGCCTCCTGTGTAGCAACTGTAGAGAAGTCGCTCATGTCTACTGAAGGTGTGACCGCGGTCTCCGTGAGCTTGCTTGAGCAGAAGGCGGTCATCGACTATGACCCTCAGAGAGTGGAGAGAACGGACTTGGAGAGAGCAATCGAGAAGACCGGGTACAGACCGAAACGACCAACAATGACACTCAGAGTCACATCACCCGATGAACCGGACTGGGCCAAGGTTGAGAGCACAGCAGCAGAGATTGACGGGGTCATTGCTGCGAGGGGCTTCCCCGGCTCGTCGCTCTTGCTTGTAGAGTACGACAGCGACCTTGTGACTCAGAAGACAGTGGTCAACAGACTCATCATGGCAGGATATGAGGTCACAGGAGAGTCCAGTCAGAATCTGGACCGCGAAGCGCTGGCAAGAAGTCAGGAGAAGAGGTACTACCTTGTTCGCTTGGCAGTGTCTGCGCTGCTCGCGATTCCAATCACAGTCATCATGTTTGGAGGGCAGTACTTCATGCTGCCGGCGGGTTGGGACATGAACGTGGTCATGTTCATTCTCGCCACCCCCGTCCAATTCATTGGCGGCTATCCCTTCTACAAGTCAAGTCTGGCGGTGCTAAGACATGGAAAGACGAACATGGACACACTGATCATGCTCGGGACAAGCGCCGCCTACGGCTACTCTGTGCTTGCCACCTTTGTGCTCACTGGCTTCGACACCTTCTATGACACTTCCGCCCTTCTCATCACATTCATTCTTTTGGGCAGGTGGCTTGAAGCACTGGCGAAGGGAAGGACCTCGAATGCGATACGTGCACTGATGGACCTGCAGGCCACGACTGCCACAGTGATACGCGAGGGCGAAGAGATCACGGTACCGGTGGAAGACGTCGAGGTGGGCGACCTGTTCGTCGTGAGACCGGGTGACAGGATTCCAGTGGATGGCGTGGTTGTAGAGGGAGAGTCATCTGTGGACGAGTCGATGGTGACAGGAGAGCCGATGCCCGTACTGAAGCACGCAGGTTCAGAGGTTGTGGGATCGACCGTTAACAAGAATGGAGCCTTGAGGGTCAAGGCATCAAGAGTGGGCAGGGACACAGTACTGGCTCAGATTGTGAGGATGGTGGAGGAAGCGCAGACGAGGAAACCATCGATTCAGAGAAAGGCGGACTCCATAGCGGAGGTGTTCGTGACTGTCGTGCTGCTCATGTCCACGCTGACATTCTTTGGGTGGCTCATCCTGGGTGCTGCAGAATGGACAAGGGCGTTGAGCTTCACTATCGCGGTGCTTGTCGCTGCTTGTCCGTGCGCTCTGGGTCTCGCAACGCCCACCGCAATAATGGTGGGACTTGGAAGGGGGGCACAGATGGGTATTCTAATCAAGAGTGGGGCAGGACTTGAAGCGATTCCCCGGGTTGACACAGTTGTCTTCGACAAGACGGGCACTCTTACGGAGGGGAGACCCGCCGTGGTGGATGTTGTGTCAGTCGACGGCACGGACACAGATGCGGTGCTTCAGGTCGCTGCTGCTGTTGAGAGACTCAGTGAACACCCGCTTGCCGAGGCGTTGGTTCACTATGCAGACGAGAGGGGACTGGAGCGCTTGGAGGCTCACGGATTCATGTCATATCCCGGACGGGGAGTCGCTGGAGAGGTGAGTGGTGAGAAGGTCGTTGTCGGCAACGAGGAGTTCCTTCGGAGTCATAACGTCGATACATCACCTCTGAGAGGTCAGGCGGAGATGCTGGAACAGGGAGGGCGGACAGTAGTCCTCGTATCTGTGAACCACAAGCTGAAGCTGGCCATTGGGATAGCGGACCGACTGAAGCAGTCGTCACTCTCGGCCGTAAAGGCGCTGCAAACCATGGGCATCGACGTCTGGATGATCACGGGTGATAGGGAACAGACCGCCCGGTCCGTTGCTAGAATGGCTTCGATAGACAAAGTGATGGCCGGCGTACTTCCTGCAGCCAAGGCTGACAAGGTCCGCGAGCTGCAGTCGAACGGGCGCACTGTCGCAATGGTGGGAGACGGCATCAATGATGCACCAGCTCTCGCACAGGCGGATGTAGGTATAGCGCTCGGGTCAGGGACCGATGTCTCTGTCGAGACCGGAGACATGGTCTTGGTGAGGGACGACCTGTCCGATGTTGTTGCGGGGATTCGTCTGGGACGCAAGACAATGAGCAAGATACGACAGGGATTCTTCTGGGCCATGATATACAACGTGCTGCTACTGCCTGTTGCGGCTGGACTGTTCTATCCTCTCACAGGCATTGCTCTGAGGCCAGAGTTCGCAGGCCTTGCAATGGCCATGTCCAGTGTGAGTGTCGTCAGCAACGCGCTACTTCTCTCCAGATTCGATCCAAGACCATTGATGGCTGCGACAACCGGCGAGCTTGGCCTGAGCAGTGCTGGACCGACTGTTGCGATAGACCCCATCTGCAAGATGGATGTGGACACCTCGACTGCGAGTCTGTTCAGCGACTTTGAGGGCAAGAGGTACTACTTCTGCGCGCAATACTGCAAGGATGTCTTTGAGTCCAACCCAGTCGCCTACAGAGACCACGACCACAAGTAAGCTCAGTGATGCAGAAGGTACGGAGCACTCTTCCTCTGACCATGATGTTGAATAGACACCGTGATACTACCAGGGTCCATGCCATCACGCATGTCAGAGATTCTCAATGCTTTGCTGAGGGCATCTCCTCTGCTGACATCGTTTCTCCTTCCAGTCTCTGCTGTGGTGTGGAACAACCAGACCCTTGGTCTGCACGATGTGAGCCTGTGTTTTGTGTTCTGGGGGTACAGTATGGGGGCTGGAACCTTTGGACTGTACAACGAGACCGGATTTGGACCAGTAGGGCTCACGCAGATAGCATTCGTAGCGGTCTGTTGGACAGTACTGGCAATCATTCTTACGTGGGCACTCGGAGTCTGTCAGCAGTCTAACATCAGGCTCAACTGGCTGGCGACGCTGCTCGTGGCAGCACTGGTCCTTCAGTTGGTCATACCTCAAGTCCTCACTTGGGGAGTCCCACCGAGCTTCTCAGAAATAACAAGCATACCAATCCCGGCCCCCTCACTGTGTGCAATGCTGTCGGCTTGCGTCTGCAGCTCTCAGTTGAGGCACGAGAGGCGGGCTACATCAATATAAGACGGTTCTACATGTCCGCAGGAGCAGGGTAAGCCATGGTGTACGACTTACTTGTGATTGGTGCGGGACCAGCTGGCAGTGTGTGCGCGATGCATGCTGCAAAGGCAGGTCTGAAGGTATTGCTTGTCGACAAGGCGAAGTTCCCACGTTTCAAGTCATGTGGGGGTGCGCTATCCAAGAGGACACATCGTCAGCTCGGCCCAAAGGCAAAACTGGGCGTGAACTGCAACGCCGATGGCCTCGTGGTGTGGTCTCCTGGCCTCAAGGCTGCAGACTACGAGGAACCGAACTGCCTCGACCTTGTGGTCAGGACGGAATGGGACCACAAGGTGCTCATGGATGCGGCAGACTCAGGGGCAGAGGTCCTAGAGGCAACAATGGCGAAGACGGTCTCCAAGAACGGTGACAAGTACAAGGTGAGCCTGTCAAGCGGCAATCAGGTGAGTTGCAGATACCTCGTCATAGGTGACGGGGCAGGACTCAGGTCCTACAAGAAGTCGCTCGGCTTCCAGCAGCCCTATGACCACATGGCAAGGACCGTGTGCGCAGAGATTCCTCTTGATGACAGCATCATTGACGAGACCTTAGGGACAAGGAGGAAGATCCACATCTTCTTTGGAGTTGTCCCGCGAGGCTATGGATGGTTGTTTCCCAAGAGAGGACACCTCAACGTTGGCATAGGGTTCGGAAATGCCTCAGCTCCTTCTCTCACACAGTTCGAGGTGTTTGACCGATTCGTGACGCAGCTTAAGGAGAAGAAGATGGTTCCCTCTGACTGCGACTTCTCATGCAGAGTCGCACACCCCATACCGTTCAAGAAACCGTTCGAGCCCATCGGGTCAGACAGTGCCCTCCTAATCGGAGATGCAGGGGGTTTCGTCTCACCCGTCACTGGTGAAGGTCTATACTACGGGACCGCGTCGGGACTGCACGCGGCACAAGCCATCAGTGCACAGATTGATGGAACGGCCCAAGTTGACCTTGTATCAGACTACACGTCAAGGTGGATGGCTGACTTTGGGACTGACATGATACACAGCGGACTCTGGTTGGCCAACTTCGTCTACAGGTCGCAGAAGCGCATGGAGCTCATGGTCCGGATGATGATTGCTGATGAGAAGACCAGACGCACCGCAGCACGCATGATCATGGGAATCGCAAGCTACAGTGAAGCGCGAAGCAGAATCCTGAAGAGGGCACTGCTTTCCGCTGCCAAGTCCTTGAGCGTCTAGTAATCGACAAAGCCGCTGTCCGAGTCCACAAAGAAATGCGGCCAGTGAGTCTTGACGAACTCAAGTGGCAGTTCCTTCCGGAGTACCAGAAGCGTGAGCTCGCAACAATCGTCACCCACCGCCTTGCACTTGGTCTCGCGACATATGACATGGTAGTCGCCATTCATGGTCAGTGCCGACCAAGTCTGGGCAGCTCCCTGATATGCGCCTGCGGGGAACCAGCAGAACTTCATCGGAAAGGAGATTGACCTACAGAAGGGGCTATCGTCGTCTTGCAACGTGTATATGTAGACTGTCTCCCCTTCAACCTCAACCTTCTCATAACTCTGCTTGGTCGGGGTCCGTCCAGCAAACATTATCCATGCAGCTTCACCGTAAGCAGGTATTCTCTCGAAGTCGCCCTCCAATTGCGCTGAGAGCTCCATCATGAACTCGTGACCAAGAGACATACCACCTTCGAAGACATGCTTGGGTCCTGCGGACGTACCCATGGTGTCGACAGCTGTCTGCATCAGCAGCTGATTCAGCTTGGTCAGGGTCAGTGTCAATACCTTCTCACTAGCCAGCTTCTTTGCCTTGGATGCCTGAATTATCAGCCAGTTCTTCATCTATTCCATTACCACCCGAACAGATTCCAGCTTGCCCAGTCTGACAAGCTGTTCGCATAGTATCTTCACACGCATTTCCGGGAGCTCGAGTATGCTTGCCAGCTCCTCAATGCTCCGCTTACCATCAGCAAGGGCCACAATTGAGATCTGATGACTGTCGAGACCACTGAGAGTGACCTGCTCTCCTTTTGGAAAGGGCACATGCCTCGTTGTCAGGGGCTTCCGCTTCGCTTCGGTTGTGGCGATTCGTTTCACGATGTCGCTTGCACTGGTGGCACGCACCCTGAACTCCCTGTCGACAAACACAGTCACAGCATGTTCAGGTGAACCATGAGTCACAACCACTGGAACAGGGTTCCGTGGCGAGTGCATGACTCGAACGGTCTCTATCTGGACCTCGACTTCGTCCTTGCAGACTGGACAGAAAAACTTCACTGTGCTTGTACTCGTACACACTCCTCCTTCAGGTGCCCTGGTCGGACCTTAGTACTTCAAATATCATCCGCTCAAGTCTGTCAAAGTTGAAGCCGGTCAGAGCAGAAACTGGAACCCACTTCAGGCCAGTTCTCTGGGAAAGCTCCTGAACATCAGACTCGTTCACACTGTTATCCATGTCGCTTTTGTTGCCCACTATGAGGCGTCGCTCAGCAGGCAACGTGTTAGTCATCTCAATCCACTCTTCAAGTTCAAGAAACGACTCGTACCTGCTCATGTCAAAGACCAGTATGGCCATCTTTGCACCAGCAATCAGTGGCTGCTGGAAGAAACGAAACTGCGACTGACCTCCCAAATCACACGAGACCAGTCTGTAAGTGTTTCCAGTCCCATTATCCTTCATCTCCCATGTATCGATATCCACCCCAATGGTCATTGAGGGCTCGATGTAACTGCCAGTCACGAGACGAGACACGATACACGTCTTCCCCACACCACCCGACCCACAGAAGACAACCTTTGATAACTTGGACTTTATCCCGTCACTCGCCTTTCGTACTAACGGTTGAAGGTCGTTCATAGGGGCGAAACTCGATGTGGCCGAGCACAAAGCGGCATTTTAGTTTGTTGCTTGACGGGTGCGCTTGTGGGACTGTCTTGCACCACAAACGTACCGCGCGTCAGGCAGAGTGACCTTGTCAGTCGTCATGTGATGGCCTTGGAACGAAAGGCCAGTGCTTAATAGATGGTTATCCGAACGGGTAGCTGTCCTGGAGGAACAAAGTCATGCTATCTAGAGTTCAGAAAGTCTACTTCGGAATGGCTCGTCTGGGGCCTTCAATCATGCTCGATATGCTGGACTTGGCCAGCGCCCTGTTCTATTTCTCACTGATGGCACTGCCCGCCATCTACACGGGCGCGTCAATCGCTTTCAGTTACATCGCCATAATGGTGTCCGAACTGACATTTGGGAATCTCAGTGATAGGACGGTCACAAGATGGGGAAGACGCAAGCCCTTCGTCATGGTCGGAGCACCACTCATGGCCATCTCATTCCTCTTTGTATTCACGCCGACAGCCTTTGTGAACCCCGCTGATGAAATGGCATTGTTCGTATACGCGCTGATAACCATGAGCCTCTTCAAGGTCTTCTATGGCATGACCATGACCCCATTCCAGTCCTGGATGCCAGAGCTCACAGAACCAGAAGAGCGGCCTGCCGTCTCATCTTGGCAGAACGTGGCCAACTTTCTCGGTTTCGTCACCGGTACATTTGGCACCATCTTACTCGCAAGTGTTGCGCCCAGTGCGCTCACTCTGGTCATATTGGGCTTTGTCGCGATTCAGCTCGCAGGGTTTGCTCCGTCACTTGCACTCCTGAACAAAGAAGGCAAGTTCATCCAGCGCCCGAATTTCACTGAGGAACTGAAGAGGGCGTTGAAGAACAGAGACTATGTTGGATGGATGTTTGCTCAGGGCGTGATGTCAGTCGGCATGGCCATGATTATCAAGACCGCATTCCCGTTCATCCAGGACTTCTTGAGGTTCAGCTTGACGGAGATGATAGTCTTCGGAGCTGAGTTGCTCATCGTGGTGTTTGGCTTCTTCCTTGTCTGGCGGTGGTCAATCCGTCACAGAGGAAAGAAGAGGACAATTCAAACGGCCCTCTTTGTTGCATCCCTTGCTCTGCCCATGACCCTGTTGGTCACCACATCAATAGAGGGCTTCATACTCCTCGCACTGGTGGGAGCAGGGGTATCCGGTTACTACCTGTTCCCGTACATAGTCTATGCTGACTTTGCGCAGAAGGACGAGATACTCACAGGAGAAGGGCGGGCGGGCATGTATACTAGCGTGCCGACAGTCACGCTCAACAGTTTCCAGGCACTCTCAGCGCTTCTGTGGGGAATCGTATTCAGCTTGCCCAAGGTATTGGCTGTACCAAGGGCGCCAACCGACCCGCTCCTAACGATGGGGTATAGGCTGTGGGGACCAATCGCGGCGGTCTTCTTGCTTCTGGCAATCATAATCCTTGGCTGGATTGACCTAGACCCGGACTTTGAGAAGTTGAAGGCAGAGAGGGGCATCAAGGAGCAGACAGCTGAAGCCAGCAAGTCAGAGTGAGACTACCTCCGGACGCAGTTGGACTGACTTCGTGTGGTCAGTGCAGTCCATGATGAGACCGATCCAGTCAAAGAGGTCGGAGCAGTCCGCGTAGACTGCAGAGGAGCCAAGTCTGCCATCCGGTCATTCACTGAGAGAGCATACGGCCATCCACCTTCGTCACCGTGAACGAAAGCAGCAGGAGCATTGACTACGTGAAGAACGACCCCTCTGCCGTCAGTCTAACGGCACCATACACGAAGGCCTGTAGAGTATCTGTGTCAACAATCTCAACGACAAGTCTGCTCGGTCGGCTGATTTCGTATCCCTGCTCAATCACTATTGGTCTGCTCATGCCTTCTTGTGGGAGGAGACTGTTTCGATACAGGAAGGCTGCCAACGGGCCCGCAGCGCTGCCAGTCGCAGGATCCTCAAGAACACCTGCCGTTGGCGCAAACACCCGCATGTGTGCTGTTGACTCTGGGTGAGTAGTCTCCTGACTGAAGACAAGTATCTCTTGCGACCTCAGCCCGTGCAGTGCTGACTCGATTGCCGCAGAGTTGGGAGAAGCACGTCTGACTGCATCAAGCGTCTTCAGCCGCACGATGAGGAAGGGCAAGCCAATGCCCACAAACTGCGGCGGGGGACTACGGGCGACATCGTCTGAGGACAGACCCAGAGCTTCGGCAACAGCCTTCAATCTGTCACAGGTCTCATAGAACTTGGATGGCGGCTGTTTCATCCCCACTGTGTCATTGCCCATGAGACTGACCTCCACTGGTCCAATACCAAGTTCAAGCCGGAATGACACAAGCTTCTCTGGAATGATGTTCTTCTGTCTCAGCACAAACGCAGTCCCAAGCGTCGGATGACCTGCGAAAGGTAATTCGGTACCGGGCGTGAAGATTCGTACCTTCGCAACACACTCTCTCTTGACAGGCTTGAAGACAAAGGACGTCTCAGAGAAATGCATCTCCAGGGCAATCCCCTGCATCTCTTCAGCGGTGAGACCGGAGTTGGCTTCGTGGTCCCAGAATGTTGCAAGCTGGTTACCACCAAAGCGATATCGGGTGTCAGTGAAAACGCTTGTCTGTAGATAGGGAACAGCCTTCAAGGTCTATTGCGCCGCTGACATGACCGCATATGCTACTAATCAGTCTCTCGGCTTGAGCGTGTAGTGGGATATGATATGATGCGAATCGCGGTGTTGACTGCAGACCGCTCTAGGTGAGATTCATGCAGGCCGTTGTTGAGGTGCAAGGCCAGACACCCACCATATCCGCTGCTCTTAAGCAAGACCCACCACGTTCTCCGACTTTCCTTTGATTACCAATTGTTTATTTGCTTCCGATGAGTACTATTGTCAGGGCGAACGATCACTAAGCGCCCTTCAGAGGGAACAGTCATGCAAGTCAAGAAACGCAATGGTACTCTCGAGGCATTCATGCCTGAGAAGATTGTAGTCAGCTGTGTCAAGAGCGGATGCCCCTACGACACGGCGAGGACGATAGCCAAGACGATTTCCAAGAGCAAGGAGAAGGTAGTCGATACCTCAATAATAAGGGAGAGAGTCCTCTCGGAGCTAACAGCAAGGGGACAGACCGAAGCTGTAGCGCACTGGCGTTCCTACGACCAAGAGAAGTCTAGAGAGTAACCGTCATGTGCATCACACCGCGTATGTACAAGACTGTCCAGACTCGCGGCAGCAGATGCCAACCCCTATAGGTTTCTCACTTCGACGCCAACCCGGGTGCACAATCCAATCGTGCCCCGACACAACAAACAGTATGGATTGGAAGCAACTGCAGCAGACTCCATGAAACCTGGAGCAGCGACCCCAGTGCCGTTTGCAAGGGGCGACAGGAATCCTGTGTCCAACTCGGTCCAACTAGGAATGGACGGCCGGGGTCTCGGGAGTTGAGGGCGGCTGGGACAAAAGTGGCAACACTTAAAAGCCCGCTTACAAAAGGACCCACACCGATTTCAGCGTTCCTGCTGATTCGTGTGGGTGAACGTCAGATGAACAGGAGACTCGTGGTCCTCTCCCTGTGTTTTGTGGCGATGTTTCTAGTGACTGTGATTCCAGTCGCGACAGCAACGCCTGCACAAACCAGGGCCACGGTCGAGGGAAGTCGAACCGTTGAGTCATATGTTGTTGAGTCTGCTCACAACTACGCAAACAACTTCGACTATACCTGGACCATCACAAAAACGGGTGCGACCCAGATTCGGGTGCACTTCACAAAGATCGATGTAGAGAAGAACTATGACTTCGTCTATGTCTACGACGCCGCAGGAAGTCAGCTTCACAAGTTGACTGGACTGTACTCGTCTGGATTGTGGTCGTCATACAGCAGTGGCGACACGATCAAAGTCCGACTGAAGACCGACTACAGTATCACAAAGTGGGGCTTCAAGATTGACCAGATCGAGTACACCACTGGTGGTGGAAGCAAGGTACTGACAAACGGAGTCCCGGTGACAAGCTCACTCTCGGCGACTGGCGCAACTGAAACTTGGACAATCCAAGTCGATGCGAACGCTGTCAGTATGTACTCCACCCTCACATGTGGGTCTGCGGACTTCGATCTTTATGGAAAACTCGGGTCTGCTCCGACAACCAGTGTCTATGA
It encodes:
- a CDS encoding MFS transporter, with translation MLSRVQKVYFGMARLGPSIMLDMLDLASALFYFSLMALPAIYTGASIAFSYIAIMVSELTFGNLSDRTVTRWGRRKPFVMVGAPLMAISFLFVFTPTAFVNPADEMALFVYALITMSLFKVFYGMTMTPFQSWMPELTEPEERPAVSSWQNVANFLGFVTGTFGTILLASVAPSALTLVILGFVAIQLAGFAPSLALLNKEGKFIQRPNFTEELKRALKNRDYVGWMFAQGVMSVGMAMIIKTAFPFIQDFLRFSLTEMIVFGAELLIVVFGFFLVWRWSIRHRGKKRTIQTALFVASLALPMTLLVTTSIEGFILLALVGAGVSGYYLFPYIVYADFAQKDEILTGEGRAGMYTSVPTVTLNSFQALSALLWGIVFSLPKVLAVPRAPTDPLLTMGYRLWGPIAAVFLLLAIIILGWIDLDPDFEKLKAERGIKEQTAEASKSE
- a CDS encoding GTP-binding protein yields the protein MNDLQPLVRKASDGIKSKLSKVVFCGSGGVGKTCIVSRLVTGSYIEPSMTIGVDIDTWEMKDNGTGNTYRLVSCDLGGQSQFRFFQQPLIAGAKMAILVFDMSRYESFLELEEWIEMTNTLPAERRLIVGNKSDMDNSVNESDVQELSQRTGLKWVPVSALTGFNFDRLERMIFEVLRSDQGT
- a CDS encoding ATPase, with product MQVKKRNGTLEAFMPEKIVVSCVKSGCPYDTARTIAKTISKSKEKVVDTSIIRERVLSELTARGQTEAVAHWRSYDQEKSRE
- a CDS encoding geranylgeranyl reductase family protein, translated to MVYDLLVIGAGPAGSVCAMHAAKAGLKVLLVDKAKFPRFKSCGGALSKRTHRQLGPKAKLGVNCNADGLVVWSPGLKAADYEEPNCLDLVVRTEWDHKVLMDAADSGAEVLEATMAKTVSKNGDKYKVSLSSGNQVSCRYLVIGDGAGLRSYKKSLGFQQPYDHMARTVCAEIPLDDSIIDETLGTRRKIHIFFGVVPRGYGWLFPKRGHLNVGIGFGNASAPSLTQFEVFDRFVTQLKEKKMVPSDCDFSCRVAHPIPFKKPFEPIGSDSALLIGDAGGFVSPVTGEGLYYGTASGLHAAQAISAQIDGTAQVDLVSDYTSRWMADFGTDMIHSGLWLANFVYRSQKRMELMVRMMIADEKTRRTAARMIMGIASYSEARSRILKRALLSAAKSLSV
- the cadA gene encoding cadmium-translocating P-type ATPase encodes the protein MSGEADRTRRISVGIEGMHCASCVATVEKSLMSTEGVTAVSVSLLEQKAVIDYDPQRVERTDLERAIEKTGYRPKRPTMTLRVTSPDEPDWAKVESTAAEIDGVIAARGFPGSSLLLVEYDSDLVTQKTVVNRLIMAGYEVTGESSQNLDREALARSQEKRYYLVRLAVSALLAIPITVIMFGGQYFMLPAGWDMNVVMFILATPVQFIGGYPFYKSSLAVLRHGKTNMDTLIMLGTSAAYGYSVLATFVLTGFDTFYDTSALLITFILLGRWLEALAKGRTSNAIRALMDLQATTATVIREGEEITVPVEDVEVGDLFVVRPGDRIPVDGVVVEGESSVDESMVTGEPMPVLKHAGSEVVGSTVNKNGALRVKASRVGRDTVLAQIVRMVEEAQTRKPSIQRKADSIAEVFVTVVLLMSTLTFFGWLILGAAEWTRALSFTIAVLVAACPCALGLATPTAIMVGLGRGAQMGILIKSGAGLEAIPRVDTVVFDKTGTLTEGRPAVVDVVSVDGTDTDAVLQVAAAVERLSEHPLAEALVHYADERGLERLEAHGFMSYPGRGVAGEVSGEKVVVGNEEFLRSHNVDTSPLRGQAEMLEQGGRTVVLVSVNHKLKLAIGIADRLKQSSLSAVKALQTMGIDVWMITGDREQTARSVARMASIDKVMAGVLPAAKADKVRELQSNGRTVAMVGDGINDAPALAQADVGIALGSGTDVSVETGDMVLVRDDLSDVVAGIRLGRKTMSKIRQGFFWAMIYNVLLLPVAAGLFYPLTGIALRPEFAGLAMAMSSVSVVSNALLLSRFDPRPLMAATTGELGLSSAGPTVAIDPICKMDVDTSTASLFSDFEGKRYYFCAQYCKDVFESNPVAYRDHDHK
- a CDS encoding PhzF family phenazine biosynthesis protein translates to MKAVPYLQTSVFTDTRYRFGGNQLATFWDHEANSGLTAEEMQGIALEMHFSETSFVFKPVKRECVAKVRIFTPGTELPFAGHPTLGTAFVLRQKNIIPEKLVSFRLELGIGPVEVSLMGNDTVGMKQPPSKFYETCDRLKAVAEALGLSSDDVARSPPPQFVGIGLPFLIVRLKTLDAVRRASPNSAAIESALHGLRSQEILVFSQETTHPESTAHMRVFAPTAGVLEDPATGSAAGPLAAFLYRNSLLPQEGMSRPIVIEQGYEISRPSRLVVEIVDTDTLQAFVYGAVRLTAEGSFFT